The following are from one region of the Stigmatella ashevillena genome:
- a CDS encoding 16S rRNA (uracil(1498)-N(3))-methyltransferase — protein MVRLFVPLPEHPPTEVLLSGDRHHYLLHVLRLSEGASLEVFDGTGRAFEARVASVDAREARLTLGAPRSTPPRRALSVLQGLPKGDKLEWVLQKGTELGAAAFYPVATARSVVKLEPKRAGERTVRWEKIVEEAARQCRRNDVPRVHPPVPLLEAARALPPGTQLLVLDEEETAVPLGEAFRACAAGAPIALVVGPEGGLTREEVAALQQLGARGVTLGALILRTETAALAALAVMAHLDGELG, from the coding sequence TTGGTTCGCCTCTTCGTCCCCTTGCCGGAGCACCCTCCCACCGAGGTGCTCCTCTCCGGAGACCGCCACCACTACCTGCTGCACGTCCTGCGGCTGAGCGAGGGGGCTTCCCTGGAGGTCTTCGATGGAACGGGCCGCGCCTTCGAGGCCCGAGTGGCCTCCGTGGACGCCCGCGAGGCCCGCCTCACGCTGGGGGCCCCCCGGAGCACCCCTCCCCGCCGGGCGCTCAGCGTGCTCCAGGGGCTGCCCAAGGGCGACAAGCTGGAGTGGGTGCTCCAGAAGGGCACCGAGCTGGGAGCCGCCGCCTTCTACCCCGTGGCCACCGCGCGCAGCGTGGTGAAGCTCGAGCCCAAACGCGCCGGGGAGCGCACCGTCCGGTGGGAGAAGATCGTCGAGGAGGCCGCGCGCCAGTGCCGGCGCAACGACGTGCCCCGCGTCCACCCTCCCGTTCCCCTGCTCGAGGCGGCCCGGGCCCTTCCCCCTGGCACGCAGCTCCTGGTGCTGGACGAAGAGGAGACGGCGGTACCGCTGGGGGAGGCCTTTCGCGCGTGTGCCGCCGGGGCGCCCATCGCCCTCGTCGTGGGTCCCGAAGGAGGCCTGACCCGCGAGGAGGTGGCGGCGCTCCAGCAACTCGGGGCGCGGGGCGTCACCCTGGGGGCGCTCATTCTGCGCACGGAGACGGCGGCGTTGGCCGCGCTCGCGGTGATGGCCCACCTGGATGGGGAACTTGGGTAG
- a CDS encoding BlaI/MecI/CopY family transcriptional regulator: MKKPVGEQELVVLRYVAEHGPATVGEVAERFGEPQGLARSTILTVMERLRLKGYLTRRKVEGVFQYASPVPPGELLRGVVDDFVQRTLAGSLSPFVTYLAEAEDVSDDELKQLQDAVARLRQKRRKD, translated from the coding sequence ATGAAGAAGCCGGTGGGAGAACAGGAGTTGGTAGTGCTGCGGTACGTGGCGGAGCACGGCCCGGCCACCGTGGGCGAGGTGGCCGAGCGCTTCGGTGAGCCGCAAGGCCTGGCGCGCTCCACCATCCTGACGGTGATGGAGCGGCTGCGGCTGAAGGGCTACCTGACGCGGCGCAAGGTGGAGGGGGTGTTCCAGTACGCCTCGCCCGTGCCTCCGGGCGAGCTGCTGCGGGGCGTGGTGGACGACTTCGTGCAGCGGACGCTCGCCGGCTCGCTGTCGCCGTTCGTCACGTACCTGGCCGAGGCGGAGGATGTGTCCGACGACGAGCTGAAACAGTTGCAGGACGCCGTGGCGCGGCTGCGCCAGAAGCGGCGGAAGGACTGA
- a CDS encoding Mpo1 family 2-hydroxy fatty acid dioxygenase: MLNPRLLALFDDYATSHQHPTNRLTHKVAIPLIVLHIVAMLDWVRLVAIPVLPGGVLTLGMGVWALATLWYLRADVKLGLIVSVAMALCFPLGRLLPVWAIVALAIGGWLIQLAGHAVWEKKSPSFLTNMVHALVGPMFFVAVLLGDYAVKPQHPAPSASRA; encoded by the coding sequence ATGCTCAACCCTCGCCTCCTGGCCCTGTTCGACGACTACGCCACCTCCCACCAGCACCCCACCAACCGGCTCACCCACAAGGTGGCGATTCCCCTCATCGTCCTGCACATCGTCGCCATGCTGGATTGGGTGCGGCTCGTGGCCATTCCCGTGCTCCCCGGGGGCGTCCTGACGCTGGGCATGGGGGTCTGGGCCTTGGCCACCCTCTGGTACCTGCGGGCCGACGTGAAGCTGGGGCTCATCGTCTCCGTCGCCATGGCGCTCTGCTTTCCGCTGGGCCGGCTGCTGCCCGTGTGGGCCATCGTCGCCCTGGCCATTGGGGGCTGGCTCATCCAGCTGGCGGGCCATGCGGTCTGGGAGAAGAAGTCCCCCTCCTTCCTCACCAACATGGTCCACGCCCTCGTGGGGCCAATGTTCTTCGTCGCCGTGCTGCTGGGGGACTACGCCGTCAAGCCCCAGCACCCGGCGCCCTCCGCCTCCCGTGCCTGA